The segment gagagagagagagagaggatgagGCCGGAGAGAGGTGATGAGGGTATTTCGGTGAAGCTAatgggcggcggcgggggcggcggGGGACCACCGAACCTATGGAAGACGCCGACCCCGTACATCTTCCTGGGCCTCACCATCATGATGGGCGTCATCGCGGTGGcgctcctcgtcctcatctgcaCGCGCAGGAGGACGACgtcaccgtcgtcgtcgtcgtcctcgtccgacgagaaggcggcggcggcggcgcgcgcgctcGTGCCGCTGGACCGGGAGCCCAAGGTCGTCGTCTTCATGCCCGGCGACGGCCACGCGCCCTCCTTCCTCGCCAGCGTCAagccgctcgccgccggtgaCGGCGCCGCGGCGGCAGTGTAGGCGGCAGGGGAGAGAACAAAGAGGCGGCTACCGGCCGGCCCCGCGTGGCCAACCGATCGAGCCGGCGGCCGACGAGCGCGGGGGCAATTTTGTGGATACTTTTTTGTTTTTCGTTTGTTTGAGAGGCGCGCGGCAGCTTTTGGAATGAAATCAGTGAAACGAGGTTTGGTCGTGTTCAGTTGGATCCAATCGATTCGATTGTGCTTTAGAATTCTGTACGATCATTTGTGCTGCATCGACCCTGCTAGCTGCTTTGTTCGTCCATTAACCGTACGAGATCCATCTGAGATCATACGACGCACGCCGTACGTCACAGCGACGAGGAGCCTCGCTCCGCGGTAGCTGGGGTAGCTAGGTGTTTTCCTCCGATCCGAATCAGACTGATGGCCAGGCCCTTCAGGCTTCAGTAGTGATTCATCTGATAAATCTAGCCAGTGGTGAATCCAGCTTGAGAAATGACCTAGAGCGGACTTATACTATAAAATTGTGGCAAACCAATGCCAATATAAGCTAACAAATTTCATAAGTTGCTTTGGCAACATAATAATTTGACCAATATTAAAGTTTTTAGCatatattttccacatcaaaattAGAGAAGTTTGTTCCTTAAATTAAAAGAAGTCATCCATACTCTAAACTGACTTCACCAAATCATTCGATGGTTCATTCTTAATCAAAATTTAAACAATTAACTATATgaaaagagcaaataaaaaatgAAGATACCTGCAGCCCGACGTAGGTTCTTAGGTTCCGCAAGTTTATGAATTAGCGAGAGAGACGACCAGAAAGTCAGTCGAGAATATCGAGAAACATGAGAAAGGTCGATCGTATTCTTATTGCACTTTGTGGTTTGTGGTTTTCTATATGGGCTGAAGCACACATGATAGTCCAAGACGTCGAAGTTGTCTTCAATCTCTGTCAGATACTCTAGgagtctctttttattttatacTAATATCTAAAATTTCCATAAAGTATCAGATCAGTCCTAAAAGGACCTAGGACGACAAAGGACCTAGGACGACCGTCCTGACTCGCCCTAGTGGTGGATCCGCCTATGAATCTAATTCTCACGAAATGAAAAAGGGCGCCCGGCCTGACTGAGAGCGAGCGGCAGAAACATGGAGGCAATTCTTACACAAGTTTTGTTGACAAATTATGTATAAATAAAGGTCTTTTTACAGATTGTTTATACACACTGttttattgatttttttttactcTTGCCCTTTTGTCCGCAAGTTTTTTTGTTGCGAGGATTGACCGCAAGTTATATCATCACTTTTTTAATTAATTCAACTTCTTTTAATACAACTTAGAATAACAGATTATGTATGCGAATTTTGCATGCCAAGTTCTATATATATACGTAACCTTTTCTTTTTCATGGCATCTCATGAAGAAAAAAAACGCGCGGGCGTGGTTACTGAATTAATCCAAGTTGCTACTGCTGTTGTTGTCCTAAGTTATATTATGAGGTAAACAAGCACCGATTGTGACGCTTCTTCCTAAAAAATGACCCCCTTTGTCACTATTCCATTCAATTTTTCCATGTAAGGTGTTCTTTTCTTCGACCCTCAAAATCGATACTTTTCTATCTGCAAGGTGTGTTGGAACGTTTAGAAGACTGGTGTTTAGTTTCATTTTTTGACAAGGATTTTATGCTAATTTTTACTCTTGCTTTAGATAGTTTCTAAAAGTAGGGTATTATCAAGTTTTCTatgctatatatataaacattcTTGTCGTCATTGTAATTTTTATTCAAATTACCTTCTTCTAAAGGcaccttttatttatttccccACCCAAAATTACCGTTTCTTTTTCTCACGGCCTAAATATTTGGCTGGCCAgaaaaaacatgccaagagataAAAAGATTAGCATGCCAAAATTAAACAGAGAAAGTTCATGAAAAAAGAGTGAGCTAGGGTCCACTTGTCTTATTATGACATTAGTTAATAATTAATGTAGCTAATGCGCACGGACAAAAGAGAAATAGAAAAGCGTAAACAACCAAAACTGTAAATTGGAGAGACAGAGCAAGTACAATAACAGACATATTAACTACCATATCAGCTTGCCGTGTACTTATTATAAACATATTAGTCTCATGCGTTTTTACATAAAGGAATAAAATATTCCGTTCTCCCCATGTATATGTGAAATCAATGAGTACAACCGTCCGATACATAGAAGTTCGGAAATACTTGACACAGGGCGTCCGACCCGTGGCGGTACCGATACATAGAAGTTCGGAAATACTTGACACAGGGCGTCCGACCCGTGTCTTACCGCCCAGACGGACGTGGCGCAAGCTCCTCCACTCCTCTCGTTGCTTTATCttctttcctttttcttctCTACGCAGACCACTTGAGCGTTGCCTGCTCCATTCTCCGTGGCTCGCCGCCGCGGCATTGCTCGCCCCGAGCGCCCGCCCCCCCCCGGCTTGCCGATGCCACGCTCGCCTAGGCTGCTCGTCAGCGTGCTCTCCACCCCGCAATGGCCGGTGAGCCACCCTTCCCTCTCTCCCTATATCCCTCCCCCCACAATGACCTTTGTGTGCCTCTATGCCACCAGAGTAGGGGCGACAACGGCAGCTTCCCGCGGGGAGAGCATGCCTTCCTCCCTCCCTGCTCTCTCTCCCTCGCTCTCTCACCTCCATGCATCTagagacgacgacgacaacaATGGCTTCTACAAAGGTAGGTGAGGACGGATTTGGATCCGAGGCCTCTCTCCCTTTCCCTCCTCCTCTAGATCtgctcctccacctcctcctccctctgAATCTATGGGATGTGGTGGTGACTAGGGTTCCAGCGAGCTCTCTGGGGTTCAGCTCCTCACCATGTTGCAATAGCTTTCTCCATGTGTTTCATTAGGTCTGGGCTGATGTTGCAATGATTTTCCTCATTTGTTGCATTAGGTCTCGATTGATGTTGCCGTAGGCTAGGGTTCTGGCAAGCTCTCTAGGTTGATGTTGCAATGATTTTCTTCGTTTGTTGCATTAGATCTAGGTTGATGTTGCATCCTACTGTTGCAGTGGCAAAGGGAGGGTGGCGAGCTAGGGCCAGGCTTTTGGGGGCGAGCCGGCGGTGGGCGAAGCTGCTAGGGGGCTGGCAAGGTCAAGAGAGGGGTTGGATCCTATGCGCGCGAGGGCTAGGGCTGGTTCGATCCACTTCTCCCGTGTGCGTGGGAAACGGTGCGGGTATgtgcttttcttcttcttcttcttctgtttGGGCGATACGGGGTCGTGTGGACATGGGCGATGCGGGATAtgctttttcttctttcttttctgtGTAGGTGCGAGGGCTGGTGTGCTGGGGTCGTGCTAATGGAGGGTTGCTGAGGGAGGGCGTCCGATGGAATTCAATCGCATCGGACGTCCGGGCACGAGCATGACTGATAAAAGTTGGTTCTTAGACCAAATTTCACTAagcaaaaataaaattaaacaAAACTACCAAACAGTGACCGGTCCAAACTTAACCGAATCAATTAAGGATTAATTGGAGATATGTCATTATAAATTTCATGTTTTGGAGATGTCATTACTATTCACGATATTATAAGTGTGCCATTATAGTTTTCCATGTCTTCGAAACATACCATTACTTACCTCTTCAACGTGTTTATCACAATTTTTGGACCAAATTGCCTCTTCAAAGTGTTTATCACAAAACTTTTTCTTCCTCCATCTACCTTTCTCCATCTACCTTCCTCCATCTAACTTCGTTTAATTACACTAATTTCAAAAGCACAGAAATGGGAAGAAAAAAAGTTTAGTTACAAAAATTGGCCGCATGTCACGGCTCGGCTCGGTTCATCACGCCCACGGGGTTTAGCGCCCGCGGGTAGCCTCAATCTCGTCCTCACCCACTACTGCCTACACTACCGCCGCGCCGTCACCACCGAGCGGCGTGATGCTGTCGAGGAAGGACGACGCATGGTCGCCGGGCATGAAGACGATGACCTTTGGCTCCCGGTGGAATAATGGCGACTGGTGGAGAGGGGGTGGCATGTATAGTGGTGGGGAGTTGCCCTAGCCCCAGGCCAGCAGGTGAGATCGTCAGGTGCTGTGGTGATGGCGCTGCGGGTGTGGGTCATGGCCTCATGGGTGTTTTTCCCTGTGGACTGTGACAGCTGCCGGTTTGGACGGGTGCTGAAACTGCTACGTAAGCTGGTTTTGCCTTTCGAGACTGCTGCAGCGTGCAGGGTGGTGTATGCGCCTCCACGCACCAGCGTGTTGAAAAGAAACCAAAAACATAGATATACTAGGGAATGGAGTCATGGAGATAGTATAGTTTCCTCTTACAACATTTCAGCATAAGCATCCTCCAAATATTCTAGCATATTCCCTTCATTTCAAGATAAATACATTTCTACCAATGCTCTAGATAGATGCATACTAAACATTGAATTTGTTTTGTTTCTCTAGAtatacatccaaaaatacactTATACTGTGTAATAGAGGGTGTGCACATAGTTAGTATATGGTACTATCTTACGGCCATATTTGACTAAAAATGTGTAGAGAAAATTTTATGATAGgagaatatatatatagagagagatacTATCTCTATCCTAAGAATATTGCAATTTTGACTATGGACTAAACAAAAATACTTATTTGTAGGTGCATTCTTTTTAGGACGTGACACATGTGAAaattatttgtttatttatttgtaAATTTGAGATATAAGACTCCTCCATTGTTAAAAAAGCTTTTCTTTTAGACTTTAGACTGTGGGTGGATAAACATAGTACTACTCGTGCTTGATCTGTGCGTGGGTCGTCGATAAACAGCACTACTCCAATCTAGCTACACGGATGAGATCTACGGGTTTAGACTTTAGACTTTGGATGCATGCTACACTAcactagagatttattttgcgGCCGGTGAGATGAGGATATTCGACTATGCTGGCAACGGTAGACACAAAATGATGGTTTAAAATCGTGGACGCACGCATAGGGACGGAGAAATGTAACCGGTGCAGTGTGCGTGCTTCGGTGCATGGCAAGAGTACATTCATTGAACCTAGCCGGCCGGGTGTGTCCACTCCAGCCCAACTGTATAGCTACGTAGTACTGTACACGGTACACGGCGGTTCCTAGTCACCCAGTGCGACCTCTCTCGATGGGACGGACGAGAGGTCGACGTGGATGCGGTGGATGGATGAACTGGCTTGGCTGGCACTGGCAGcctggcatgcatgcatggcactGCCCGGGCCGGCCGGCAGATGCAGCAGGACTGGTCAGGTCAGGTGCAGGTGGTGGCGTGCGTTTCCGAGTCGCGGCGCGCATCCCGCATTCAATACGTCGTCCGCGCCCGAGCGATCAGCAAAGGCATGCATGCGCTGGTGTGGTGATGACTCAGCGACACGGGGACCGGTCGCCGAGTAGCTACAACTACAAGAGCAATTCCTCTTCCAGGCTGTCAGAGCCCATCTGATGCACACCAAAGAACGACCATCTTGTTGCCGGCCACTACCTTCTTCCTTCACTTTTTTTCATACCggctttgtttacttctaaacttttttttgcaaaataaacactatagcacttttatttaggccttgtttacttacaaaatattttgcaaaatgtgaatagtactagtttcgtttgtatttgataaatattgtccaatcataaactaaccagactcaaaagattcgtctcgtcaatttcgaccaaactgtgtaattagtttttatttttatctatatttaatactttatgcatacgtctaaagattcgatgtgacggggaatctggaaaattttgcaaatttttttggaactaaacaagggccttgtttacttcccaaaaaaatttataaaaactaa is part of the Sorghum bicolor cultivar BTx623 chromosome 10, Sorghum_bicolor_NCBIv3, whole genome shotgun sequence genome and harbors:
- the LOC8083484 gene encoding protein GLUTAMINE DUMPER 6, encoding MRPERGDEGISVKLMGGGGGGGGPPNLWKTPTPYIFLGLTIMMGVIAVALLVLICTRRRTTSPSSSSSSSDEKAAAAARALVPLDREPKVVVFMPGDGHAPSFLASVKPLAAGDGAAAAV